The DNA window CGATGGAAAATCCCTTTTACCATTATTCTATCTCCAATGGCTTTATAACAACCGTGGTAAGTAATCTTTGGGAGTTGCGAGATTTGAACAAAAACACCAATGGCAAAATTTCCATCGCTAATATTAAGCCAGGCAATATTTCCTCTTTTCATTACCGAACCAATGACCTCACCCTCATAATAAACCATTTTCCCATCGTATTCTTTTGCCTTTTCAATTAATTCGGTCGATGAAATAGGAGATGCATAAACAAGATTCTTTATAACCACAAAGAACATAAAAAATACAAAGCTTTTAAATTGATTTTGGATTTTGGATTGATTCATCTTATTACCCTCTTTTTAGAAGACCATAATTGGGTAGTTGAGATAACAAAACTAATCAAGGCAAAAATAGACATAAATTCTAATCTTCCTGCCCACATTTCAAATATATAGGTTATTTTAAGTAAAAATGGCATTTGAGGAGAAACAATTCCACAACTAAGTCCAGTGCCGCTTCCTGCGGAAACTGAATCAAACAGAGCATCTAATAATGGATAATCACAAATAACTCCAACAAATGTCCCCAGTCCATAACTAAATAAAAAACAAAAAATAATGAACATTGTTGAGCGAACGATTTTATCTTCTAATACAATATCTTTGATATGGTGAAACTTTTCCTTTACGACCGCTGATTTAGGGAGTGAAAGGGATTTTATATCCTGAAGCATTCCTTTAAATAAAATACCTATTCTTAAGGATTTAATTGCTCCTGATGTCGAACCACTATTACCTCCAATTCCCATAGCGATGATTAAACCTATCATTGCTAATGGTCCCCAGTCGGTTAAGAATTGTTGTGAATAAATCGTCGAATGGCCAGCAGTGCCAAGTGCTGAGATAACAAGATAAAGTGCCTTTCTAAAAAAGGTAGTGAAGTTTGAATAAACTTGTTGTTGGACAAGTCCATTTATGATGATAAAGAAAACTATTAAGAATATGCTTATAAAACTAATGATTTCAATATTTTTGTATATTTCTTTGCGGTTTCCCGTAAAAAGTGCGTAATGAATTGAGAAATTAATTACGCCAAGGATAATTACTACTGCGGTAATTATTTCAATAGTTAAACTATGGTAATAAAGTAAACTCATACTTTGTGGTGCAAAACCACAAGTTGCCCATGAACTTATATATAACCACATACTATGCCAGAATGCCTCTAATTTCGGTAATCCTATATTTACATAAGCAAACCAGAGAACTAATGTCCCAA is part of the bacterium genome and encodes:
- a CDS encoding potassium transporter TrkG; translation: MFDYRGTGVVYKMIPKPTLQDIKTIGYYSGRLIVGYGLLMIIPIAVSFLMNEYNEGINFFISFLCCMIIGYILLLICPVSTDLSWIEGMVIASVSWILTMFLGAIPLFMSGHFVSYTDACFDAMSGLATVGLSLIQDLDHTSYTVNMWRFTMTFIGGQGMILVALTLLIRTSGVYGMYVGEGREDRILPNIVQTARIIWAISLGYFCLGTLVLWFAYVNIGLPKLEAFWHSMWLYISSWATCGFAPQSMSLLYYHSLTIEIITAVVIILGVINFSIHYALFTGNRKEIYKNIEIISFISIFLIVFFIIINGLVQQQVYSNFTTFFRKALYLVISALGTAGHSTIYSQQFLTDWGPLAMIGLIIAMGIGGNSGSTSGAIKSLRIGILFKGMLQDIKSLSLPKSAVVKEKFHHIKDIVLEDKIVRSTMFIIFCFLFSYGLGTFVGVICDYPLLDALFDSVSAGSGTGLSCGIVSPQMPFLLKITYIFEMWAGRLEFMSIFALISFVISTTQLWSSKKRVIR
- a CDS encoding DNA-binding protein; translated protein: MNQSKIQNQFKSFVFFMFFVVIKNLVYASPISSTELIEKAKEYDGKMVYYEGEVIGSVMKRGNIAWLNISDGNFAIGVFVQISQLPKITYHGCYKAIGDRIMVKGIFHRACPNHGGELDIHATSLEIIKPGNLVKHPINLVRVRIALLLSLIALVIIITHFITKTKFDKG